The Pyrobaculum sp. 3827-6 genome has a segment encoding these proteins:
- a CDS encoding encapsulin: protein MVFAKNPIDRLRERGFDVGDVGDALRLAIIAELDAISLYLQLARYAEDERVRRVFQDVANEERTHFGEFLALLKEYDPQLAGELEAGAKEVRELAGVGAGEGRDPPSNGRWISQLAKQVADAAAAARRFRKVLATYNVGRGAEAVAFEVLTREGKAERRITPLRELKIRFTVSQQQVDLALSRGAPVESVEADKAAVKLAYEEDAAVLGDLLKSGDVVEISSWDRPGSAVQEVAKAVAELYRRYVPEPYVLFVSPGRFAKLVAVEEKTGVMELTRVKTLVRDVVALPQLSDDDALLMSVHPSVADIAVGVDAEVIYLGPEEGGHGFLLRETFAVRVKNPAGVLALRVGG, encoded by the coding sequence ATGGTGTTTGCAAAAAACCCGATAGATCGCCTCCGTGAACGCGGTTTTGATGTCGGCGACGTGGGGGATGCCCTACGTCTTGCTATTATAGCTGAGCTAGACGCCATCAGCCTGTATCTACAGCTCGCTAGATATGCAGAAGACGAGAGGGTGCGCAGAGTTTTTCAAGACGTGGCAAACGAGGAGAGGACGCACTTCGGCGAATTCCTCGCCCTCCTCAAGGAGTACGACCCCCAGCTAGCCGGGGAGCTGGAGGCGGGGGCGAAGGAGGTGCGGGAGCTGGCTGGCGTGGGGGCCGGCGAGGGTAGAGATCCGCCTAGCAACGGCAGATGGATCAGCCAGCTGGCTAAACAGGTGGCCGACGCCGCCGCCGCGGCGAGGCGGTTTAGGAAAGTGCTCGCTACCTACAACGTGGGACGCGGCGCCGAGGCTGTGGCCTTTGAAGTGCTGACGAGGGAGGGCAAAGCCGAGAGGAGGATCACGCCATTGAGGGAGCTGAAAATTAGGTTCACCGTGTCGCAACAACAAGTCGACCTCGCGCTGTCCAGGGGGGCACCTGTGGAATCTGTCGAGGCTGATAAGGCCGCCGTCAAGCTGGCATATGAAGAAGACGCCGCGGTGCTCGGCGATCTTCTTAAAAGCGGAGATGTTGTAGAGATTTCCAGCTGGGACAGGCCGGGGTCTGCTGTGCAGGAGGTGGCTAAGGCAGTGGCTGAGTTGTACAGGAGATACGTCCCCGAGCCCTATGTCCTGTTCGTAAGCCCCGGGAGGTTCGCAAAGCTGGTAGCTGTAGAGGAAAAGACGGGGGTTATGGAGCTCACACGGGTAAAGACCTTGGTGAGGGACGTGGTGGCGTTGCCACAGCTCAGCGACGACGACGCCCTGCTCATGTCTGTACACCCCTCCGTGGCCGACATAGCTGTGGGTGTCGACGCCGAGGTCATATACCTAGGCCCGGAGGAGGGGGGACACGGCTTTCTACTACGCGAGACCTTCGCCGTGAGGGTGAAGAACCCCGCCGGCGTCTTGGCGCTACGGGTAGGTGGGTAG
- a CDS encoding type II toxin-antitoxin system CcdA family antitoxin, translating to MVDVGWVTVSTKVRRDVVEKARKYGINISQVLRKALEEEVEKRELEELSELAVRVAEGLRKASAELGEDYAARSVREDREGR from the coding sequence TTGGTAGACGTGGGCTGGGTTACCGTGTCTACAAAAGTGAGGCGCGACGTCGTAGAGAAGGCGAGGAAATACGGCATAAACATATCCCAAGTCCTCAGAAAGGCGCTGGAAGAAGAGGTTGAAAAAAGAGAGCTTGAAGAGCTGTCGGAGCTTGCCGTAAGGGTGGCCGAGGGCCTTAGAAAAGCCAGCGCGGAGCTTGGAGAGGACTACGCGGCGCGGAGCGTGAGGGAGGATCGTGAAGGGAGGTAG
- a CDS encoding type II toxin-antitoxin system VapC family toxin: MKGGSYVFDASAIIKIVEIAPRRAPAALKRQHTADLAHYEIGNYIWKLRRREVIDDVAPYAEFFTKLLAHMTVHGVGLRDEVLDIATRRGLTYYDAVYLWLAESLDAPLVTEDGKLCQAAARCLTAAQILTRR; this comes from the coding sequence GTGAAGGGAGGTAGCTACGTATTCGACGCCTCGGCAATAATCAAAATCGTGGAAATCGCGCCTAGAAGGGCCCCCGCGGCTTTAAAGAGACAGCACACGGCGGACCTCGCCCACTACGAAATAGGCAACTACATATGGAAGCTCAGGAGGAGAGAGGTTATAGACGACGTAGCTCCCTATGCAGAGTTCTTCACGAAACTCCTCGCACACATGACGGTGCACGGCGTGGGGCTTAGAGACGAGGTGCTAGACATAGCAACCAGAAGAGGGCTTACCTACTACGACGCGGTGTACCTCTGGCTGGCCGAGTCCCTCGACGCCCCCCTCGTCACGGAGGACGGCAAGCTCTGCCAAGCCGCCGCGCGCTGTCTAACCGCGGCCCAGATCTTGACGCGCCGCTGA
- a CDS encoding SDR family oxidoreductase — MPGLYAAARSRDFLERLRREFSRFGELHIGAYDLSRPEGAEAAVADAVAKLGGLDGVVVTAGGYAETPIEELDPSALEDLLSRNLKAHLYVVKAATKHLKPGSSIVLVTAVGGAYPAWLTRNVAYVASKAALARAVESLAAELIDKGIRVNGVAPGGMSKDFTPGGAARRPPLGAPQAPPEEVARVVIWLLTEESYWVNGAVIPADGGRRLT; from the coding sequence GTGCCGGGGTTGTACGCCGCGGCGCGTAGTAGAGACTTTCTAGAGCGGCTTAGACGCGAGTTTTCTAGATTCGGCGAGCTCCACATAGGCGCCTACGACTTGTCGAGGCCCGAGGGCGCCGAAGCCGCCGTGGCAGACGCAGTTGCCAAGCTCGGGGGCCTGGACGGCGTGGTGGTGACGGCCGGGGGCTACGCCGAGACGCCGATAGAGGAGCTGGACCCCTCCGCGCTGGAGGACCTCCTCTCCCGCAACTTGAAGGCCCATCTCTACGTGGTCAAGGCGGCTACCAAGCATCTGAAGCCGGGATCCTCCATAGTCCTAGTCACGGCGGTGGGCGGGGCGTACCCCGCCTGGCTTACGAGGAATGTGGCGTATGTCGCCTCCAAGGCGGCGTTGGCTAGAGCTGTGGAGTCCCTCGCCGCGGAGCTGATTGACAAGGGGATTAGGGTAAACGGCGTGGCGCCCGGCGGGATGAGCAAAGACTTTACGCCCGGCGGAGCGGCGAGGCGGCCACCCCTCGGCGCCCCCCAGGCGCCGCCAGAAGAGGTGGCCCGGGTAGTCATATGGCTACTCACTGAAGAGTCTTACTGGGTAAATGGGGCAGTAATCCCGGCAGACGGAGGCCGGAGGCTAACCTGA
- a CDS encoding pyrimidine dimer DNA glycosylase/endonuclease V has product MQIFRPYVDHRRSAAFLDDLRLGKQRVEAKQVIKVILRRLGLINDGRRGWWNHPIVLMYFNGGEPYIEDLVKYFDAVVEEWGGRGRRSSLGLGDLAPYLEKVRGASGTPITHVHEVEYRRVLLLKEPCFYLKKLSPQELEEVFETEPVPINGVNTWLFKRYERYREFVAGLRRGEVDCRPLFEHDR; this is encoded by the coding sequence GTGCAGATCTTCCGCCCGTATGTGGATCACCGCAGGTCGGCCGCGTTTTTAGACGACTTGAGGCTTGGTAAGCAGAGGGTTGAGGCTAAGCAGGTGATTAAGGTGATTCTGCGTAGGCTTGGGCTTATCAACGACGGGAGGAGGGGGTGGTGGAACCACCCCATCGTCTTGATGTACTTCAACGGCGGGGAGCCGTACATCGAGGATTTGGTGAAGTACTTCGACGCCGTGGTGGAGGAGTGGGGTGGGAGGGGCCGCAGGAGCTCTCTCGGCCTCGGCGACCTCGCGCCGTATCTCGAAAAGGTGAGGGGGGCCAGCGGCACGCCTATTACCCACGTCCACGAGGTGGAGTACAGGAGGGTCCTCCTGCTGAAAGAACCGTGCTTCTACCTCAAAAAGCTGTCGCCGCAGGAGCTTGAGGAGGTGTTTGAGACTGAGCCCGTGCCTATAAACGGCGTCAACACCTGGCTGTTTAAACGCTATGAGAGGTACAGGGAGTTCGTCGCGGGGCTGAGGAGGGGCGAGGTTGACTGCCGCCCCCTATTTGAACACGACCGCTAG
- a CDS encoding winged helix-turn-helix domain-containing protein: protein MQEPPPSRSSRITELIRLLQAEDLTNSVRLGILLALYYVDGYVTFATLVRSVGLSKSTVHGHLEALASRGLVESRKAITIAGVRRVLRLTQRGRQIVEKYLEIVEELKRENGR, encoded by the coding sequence ATGCAGGAGCCGCCTCCCTCTCGGAGCTCTAGAATCACGGAGTTGATAAGATTGCTCCAGGCGGAGGACTTGACAAACTCGGTGCGTCTCGGCATACTGCTCGCCCTGTACTACGTGGACGGCTACGTCACCTTCGCCACGCTGGTCAGATCGGTGGGGCTCTCCAAGAGCACAGTCCACGGCCATCTAGAGGCCCTGGCGTCCCGCGGCCTCGTGGAGTCGCGCAAAGCCATTACCATAGCCGGCGTCAGGAGAGTCTTGAGGCTTACCCAAAGGGGGCGCCAAATAGTCGAAAAATATCTAGAGATCGTCGAGGAGCTGAAGAGGGAAAACGGGCGGTAG
- a CDS encoding ATP-binding cassette domain-containing protein, whose amino-acid sequence MIEFEKMSVRARGRAVISGATFTVRSRAFLLGPNGSGKTTLLRAASGVVPYEGSIRIFGAEVRRARGLLGVSSNLPEIYQAVYRVGGIAEVWADLKGDFDPRLFEELLRSFRLDPGELSRKPIHALSAGESTLVRLAAALASRPRAYLVDEPFENVDPARRRLVAEALRSFGEVGLVATHDLGALRAMPEFDAYLLVEGRIYGPFAAGELLDLGLAEGVHGDAAAVLEIGGVKYSLRRGAGRRLGDMATIDMIYSA is encoded by the coding sequence GTGATAGAGTTCGAAAAGATGTCCGTCAGAGCGCGGGGGAGGGCCGTAATCTCCGGCGCGACCTTTACGGTTAGGTCGAGGGCATTTCTCCTCGGGCCTAACGGCTCCGGCAAGACGACGCTCCTTAGGGCCGCGTCGGGCGTGGTGCCGTACGAGGGGAGCATAAGGATCTTTGGGGCCGAGGTGAGGAGAGCCAGGGGGCTGTTAGGAGTCTCGTCTAACCTCCCCGAGATATACCAAGCGGTGTATAGGGTTGGGGGGATCGCCGAGGTTTGGGCTGACCTAAAGGGGGATTTCGACCCCCGCCTCTTCGAGGAGCTCCTCAGATCCTTCAGGCTGGACCCCGGCGAGTTGTCGAGGAAGCCGATCCACGCCCTCTCCGCGGGGGAGTCGACGCTGGTGAGGCTGGCGGCGGCCCTGGCCTCCAGACCTAGGGCCTACCTGGTGGACGAGCCCTTCGAGAACGTGGATCCCGCCAGGAGGAGGCTCGTGGCGGAGGCCCTCAGAAGCTTCGGCGAGGTTGGGCTGGTGGCGACCCACGACCTCGGCGCGTTGAGAGCCATGCCGGAGTTCGACGCGTATCTCTTAGTCGAGGGGAGGATCTACGGGCCGTTCGCCGCGGGAGAGCTCCTGGACCTAGGGCTTGCTGAGGGGGTACACGGAGACGCCGCGGCGGTTCTGGAGATAGGCGGCGTGAAGTACTCTCTGCGCAGAGGCGCCGGAAGGAGGCTCGGCGACATGGCCACGATAGATATGATATACTCGGCGTGA
- a CDS encoding nucleotidyltransferase domain-containing protein, translating into MERRVADVVQKFVEELRREGIEVVAVYLFGSWARGDWLVDSDVDLVIVSPHFRGVPWLKRLEMLARIEARLDLPLSLDVLPYTPEELEKVKSAVLRDASRYWRRVV; encoded by the coding sequence ATGGAGAGGAGGGTTGCTGACGTCGTTCAGAAATTTGTGGAGGAGCTGAGGAGGGAGGGCATCGAGGTTGTGGCAGTCTACCTCTTCGGCTCCTGGGCGCGGGGGGACTGGCTGGTCGACAGCGACGTGGACTTGGTAATTGTGTCACCCCACTTCAGAGGCGTGCCCTGGCTCAAGAGGCTGGAGATGCTGGCTAGGATAGAGGCGCGGCTCGACCTTCCGTTGAGTCTAGACGTGTTGCCCTACACGCCGGAGGAGTTGGAAAAGGTCAAATCCGCCGTCTTAAGAGACGCCTCCCGTTACTGGAGGCGTGTAGTATAG
- a CDS encoding HepT-like ribonuclease domain-containing protein: MADRERAERVLWELRRTLRLMERMLERPVDEFVNDDEAVYALRYAVVEFVEAAAQVGLLLARRAGARPGSYGEVFDVLGDLGVISRDLAVAMRKFVSLRNLLVHRYWEVDDRRMFTELKEGGAAALKKFIEAVERHV; this comes from the coding sequence GTGGCCGATAGAGAGAGAGCAGAGAGAGTTCTATGGGAGTTGAGGCGGACTTTGAGGCTTATGGAACGTATGTTGGAGAGGCCAGTTGACGAGTTTGTTAATGACGACGAGGCTGTCTACGCACTTAGGTATGCAGTGGTGGAGTTTGTCGAGGCGGCGGCTCAAGTGGGTCTGCTCCTCGCGCGTAGGGCGGGGGCCAGGCCCGGTAGCTACGGCGAGGTGTTCGACGTGCTGGGCGATCTCGGGGTAATCTCAAGGGATCTAGCCGTAGCCATGAGGAAGTTTGTCTCTCTCCGAAACCTGCTGGTCCACAGGTATTGGGAGGTGGATGATAGGCGGATGTTTACAGAGCTCAAGGAGGGGGGCGCGGCGGCTTTGAAAAAATTTATCGAGGCTGTGGAGAGGCATGTTTAG
- a CDS encoding DsrE family protein has protein sequence MKALVHVDREDLTAMNIALSNIENLLAAAPGAEVAVVANGNAVIFFTQHAPSHVKERLTALAARGVKFYICNNSLRTHGIDHGELLPFAEVVPAGIVKILELQSSDYLYVKP, from the coding sequence GTGAAGGCGCTGGTGCATGTGGATAGAGAGGATTTGACCGCCATGAATATCGCTCTTTCTAATATCGAGAATCTGCTGGCGGCGGCGCCGGGGGCGGAGGTTGCGGTGGTGGCTAACGGCAACGCCGTGATATTCTTCACACAACACGCCCCTAGCCACGTCAAGGAGAGACTCACCGCGCTGGCGGCGAGAGGCGTGAAGTTCTATATATGCAACAACTCCCTCAGAACACACGGAATCGACCACGGGGAGTTACTACCCTTCGCCGAGGTTGTACCCGCCGGCATAGTAAAAATACTAGAGCTCCAGTCATCGGACTACCTCTACGTAAAGCCCTAA
- a CDS encoding fumarylacetoacetate hydrolase family protein: protein MKLLTFRKGDVRKVGLFLDGEILDLPKAYLAVYDAYEAPEFLYDMRKLIAVGRPALDVVDYLARRAPAEARLGAKEITWDPPVPNPEKIFAVAVNYKAHGAETGMEPPERPYFFPKFPNALVGHEQPIVKHRVVQKMDWEVELVVVMGKAGKYIPPEKALDYVFGYAVGVDVSMRDWQNPDEKTARQYGKNWIWGKSMDTAAPVGPYIVTKDEVTDPNRLGLRLWVNGNLEQVGNTSELIFNVQQLIHWASQGITLKPGDMIFTGTPPGVGWAKGKFLKGGDVVEAEVEKIGVLRNYVVEEQ, encoded by the coding sequence ATGAAATTGTTAACGTTTAGAAAAGGGGATGTGAGAAAGGTGGGTCTTTTCCTAGACGGCGAGATTCTGGACCTGCCGAAGGCGTATCTGGCTGTGTACGACGCCTACGAGGCGCCGGAGTTTCTGTACGACATGAGGAAGCTCATAGCCGTGGGGAGGCCCGCCCTGGACGTCGTTGATTACCTAGCCCGCAGAGCCCCCGCCGAGGCTAGGCTCGGCGCGAAGGAGATAACGTGGGACCCCCCGGTGCCGAACCCAGAGAAGATATTTGCGGTGGCTGTGAACTACAAAGCCCACGGCGCCGAGACGGGCATGGAGCCGCCGGAGAGGCCCTACTTCTTCCCCAAATTTCCCAACGCCCTGGTGGGCCACGAGCAACCGATCGTTAAGCACCGGGTGGTGCAGAAGATGGATTGGGAGGTGGAGCTGGTGGTGGTGATGGGCAAAGCGGGGAAGTACATACCCCCCGAAAAGGCCCTGGACTACGTCTTCGGATACGCAGTTGGGGTGGACGTATCTATGCGTGACTGGCAGAACCCCGACGAGAAGACGGCGAGGCAGTACGGAAAGAACTGGATATGGGGGAAGTCCATGGACACCGCAGCTCCAGTGGGGCCGTACATCGTCACTAAGGACGAGGTGACTGACCCCAACAGGCTTGGGCTTAGGCTTTGGGTTAATGGCAATCTTGAGCAGGTGGGCAACACCTCAGAGCTTATCTTCAACGTACAACAACTCATACACTGGGCCTCCCAGGGCATAACGCTGAAGCCGGGAGACATGATATTCACCGGCACGCCGCCCGGCGTCGGCTGGGCCAAAGGAAAATTCCTAAAGGGAGGCGACGTGGTGGAGGCCGAGGTGGAAAAGATCGGCGTACTGCGAAACTACGTGGTGGAGGAACAGTAG
- a CDS encoding beta-propeller domain-containing protein — MLRQLAALALTILALALLLAVKIHVDGGAAETTASPRLPVVKLAALELLQQGDFIMADLRAVYLTTAAPAAAGVFKSASAANVQVWGVDEEDYVKFDGEYLYVAAGWRLYVVDKTPRVVKTLECPGLGCHVFVWGGRALVYGETRGYTVLYVYDLGSGSRLAVFNLSGWPAAARMSDGAVYIVAQSPAKVEINGRVVEEAPVLALGAPPAVLVIAGVDLRSLQFNASVYVAGSTPRVYMRGNRLYVITPLALPDYLAKAVNATWGHLPDDVKKRLDRTNPLLLYLSIMELLKNGTDVVHILNRANITTATRIYVFEGEGPHLRLKAVAEAPGKVLDQFAVEEFDGGFAVATTASPIRFHVGYVWRAVGCPVIDITRTPARVVVRCPPEPRLYITEGEPVNAVYVFDKGGRLVGSVEGLAPGERIYAARLVGNVMYLITFRQVDPLYAVDLADPARPRVLGYLKTPGFSEYLHPVGEGLLLGVGLHGRGVKIALFDVSNPAAPREMSNITIAGAYPPVFQDHHAFAYDPSTRLAFIPYVGHYGRLRTLFIEVGRGLAVKADLDLPAERAFFTEDGVYLVGWRMVWRLNYRFEKIGEAVLG; from the coding sequence GTGCTTCGCCAGCTTGCGGCTCTGGCGCTGACTATACTGGCGCTGGCACTCCTTCTCGCAGTTAAGATACACGTCGATGGGGGTGCGGCGGAGACAACTGCCTCGCCGAGGCTACCAGTTGTTAAACTCGCCGCTCTGGAGCTGTTGCAACAAGGCGACTTTATAATGGCTGATCTACGCGCAGTTTATCTAACAACCGCCGCGCCTGCGGCGGCTGGCGTGTTTAAATCGGCGTCGGCGGCCAACGTCCAGGTGTGGGGCGTCGACGAGGAGGACTATGTGAAGTTCGACGGGGAGTATCTATACGTGGCGGCGGGGTGGAGGCTCTACGTGGTGGATAAGACTCCGCGTGTGGTGAAGACGTTGGAGTGCCCAGGGCTGGGGTGCCACGTATTTGTCTGGGGCGGGAGGGCGCTGGTGTATGGAGAGACGAGGGGCTACACAGTCCTCTACGTGTACGATCTTGGGAGTGGCTCCCGCCTCGCTGTGTTCAATCTGTCGGGCTGGCCGGCGGCGGCGAGGATGAGCGACGGCGCGGTGTACATAGTCGCCCAGTCCCCCGCCAAGGTGGAGATCAACGGCCGCGTCGTCGAGGAGGCCCCGGTGCTCGCCCTCGGAGCGCCGCCCGCGGTGCTGGTGATCGCCGGGGTGGATTTGAGAAGTCTCCAATTCAACGCCTCTGTCTACGTCGCCGGCTCCACGCCCAGGGTCTACATGAGGGGCAACCGCCTATACGTAATCACCCCCCTCGCCCTGCCGGACTACCTGGCCAAGGCGGTCAACGCCACGTGGGGCCACCTGCCAGACGACGTCAAGAAGAGGCTGGACAGAACGAACCCACTCCTCCTATACCTCTCCATAATGGAGCTACTGAAGAACGGCACAGACGTCGTCCACATCTTGAATAGGGCGAATATCACCACGGCCACTAGGATCTATGTATTTGAAGGCGAGGGGCCCCACCTGAGGTTGAAGGCGGTGGCCGAGGCGCCTGGGAAGGTGCTAGACCAGTTTGCAGTAGAGGAGTTTGACGGCGGCTTTGCCGTGGCCACCACGGCGTCTCCCATCCGCTTCCACGTGGGGTATGTGTGGCGGGCGGTGGGGTGCCCCGTCATAGACATAACCCGGACGCCGGCGAGGGTGGTCGTCAGATGTCCCCCCGAGCCCCGCCTCTACATCACAGAGGGCGAGCCGGTAAACGCCGTCTACGTCTTCGACAAAGGGGGGAGGCTTGTGGGCTCTGTCGAGGGCCTGGCGCCGGGGGAGAGGATATACGCGGCGAGGCTGGTGGGGAACGTGATGTACCTAATAACCTTTAGACAGGTTGACCCCCTCTACGCCGTCGACTTGGCCGACCCGGCTAGGCCGAGGGTGCTCGGCTACCTCAAGACCCCGGGCTTCTCGGAATACCTCCACCCGGTGGGGGAGGGGCTGTTGCTAGGGGTGGGCCTCCACGGGCGCGGCGTCAAAATCGCCCTATTCGACGTGTCTAACCCGGCGGCGCCGCGCGAGATGTCTAACATCACAATAGCCGGTGCCTACCCTCCCGTTTTCCAAGACCACCACGCCTTTGCCTACGACCCCTCCACGAGGCTAGCCTTCATACCATACGTCGGCCATTACGGGAGGCTTAGAACTCTCTTCATCGAGGTGGGAAGGGGGCTCGCAGTTAAGGCAGATCTGGACCTCCCAGCAGAAAGAGCCTTCTTCACCGAGGACGGCGTGTACCTCGTAGGCTGGAGAATGGTGTGGAGGCTCAACTACCGCTTCGAAAAGATAGGAGAGGCGGTCCTAGGCTAG
- a CDS encoding HEPN domain-containing protein → MREEALVWFRETVKGCLTAKMLLEAGVFHSRAFFSHQAAEKALKSLFFVLARKEPPKRHNLLELYRELRRYGVELSPQLVEGLAVVTKYYATSRYPDAAGGPPSELFTKREAEYALEVARELIRLASLTYGEEGC, encoded by the coding sequence ATGAGGGAGGAGGCTCTTGTCTGGTTTAGAGAGACCGTGAAGGGCTGCCTAACGGCGAAGATGTTGCTTGAGGCTGGTGTTTTCCACTCACGTGCATTTTTCTCCCACCAGGCGGCGGAAAAGGCTTTGAAGTCTCTTTTCTTCGTGCTGGCTAGGAAAGAGCCGCCTAAGCGGCACAACCTCCTAGAGCTGTACAGAGAGCTAAGGCGATACGGAGTGGAGCTCTCCCCCCAGCTAGTGGAGGGCCTCGCCGTGGTGACGAAGTACTACGCCACGTCCCGCTACCCAGACGCCGCGGGAGGCCCTCCCTCTGAGCTCTTCACGAAGAGAGAGGCTGAATACGCCCTTGAGGTTGCGAGAGAGTTGATAAGGCTGGCGTCCCTGACTTATGGAGAGGAGGGTTGCTGA
- a CDS encoding nucleotidyltransferase domain-containing protein: protein MFRWFELSGEERRRVVETLRRELEGDAGIAFAFVFGSFVEGGPFRDVDVGIYLRRSLDVLEAYAYAEELSARLSRAVALPVDVVVLNFAPTWLRRRALRGLELFVKDELLWAAVWASAVDEEEGLRLHTQ from the coding sequence ATGTTTAGGTGGTTTGAGCTGAGCGGCGAGGAGAGGCGGCGCGTGGTTGAGACTTTGAGAAGGGAGCTGGAGGGCGATGCCGGTATTGCATTCGCCTTTGTCTTTGGTAGCTTTGTCGAGGGGGGGCCTTTTAGAGATGTGGACGTCGGCATCTACTTGAGGAGATCTCTCGACGTGCTTGAGGCTTATGCATACGCGGAGGAGCTCTCGGCGAGGCTCTCCAGGGCCGTTGCTCTACCCGTCGACGTCGTTGTGCTGAACTTCGCCCCCACCTGGCTGAGGAGGAGGGCGCTGAGGGGGCTGGAGCTGTTTGTAAAAGACGAGCTTCTCTGGGCCGCCGTGTGGGCCAGCGCCGTAGACGAAGAGGAGGGCCTCAGGCTCCATACGCAATAA
- a CDS encoding MFS transporter yields the protein METRFLLLGAVALQMLGFGIILPAMPFLLRELGGDAAAQGLLVSLFSLMQFVTAPLWGYVSDKIGRAPVVAAGLALGAAGQAVAYAAQSLAQLALGRALAGVGGGTLAALQAWIADLTPSDRRASAMALFGIAFGVGFVAGPAIGGALGTLHARLPFLASAVLYALAGAAVARLPNARPTRRQGFEIAVGLLAAPVLMLNLGMSMFEALLSYFSAFARGLTPFQIGLLFLVSGVAAGAAQPVVRRLERSSSPGKNAPLGMATMATGLLLLSLASSSLAVLYIGAALVSLGGVVASSFIFAAASRIGAGVELGALQSAGTLGRIAGPAIGGYLYTTISATAPFIASAAVVAATAALTSLLLSRVEVR from the coding sequence ATGGAGACGCGCTTTCTGCTACTGGGCGCGGTTGCTCTGCAGATGTTGGGCTTCGGCATAATACTACCCGCGATGCCCTTCCTCCTAAGGGAGCTGGGGGGCGACGCGGCGGCTCAGGGTCTGCTGGTGTCCCTATTCTCCCTAATGCAGTTCGTCACGGCGCCTCTATGGGGCTACGTCTCCGACAAGATAGGCAGGGCCCCCGTGGTGGCGGCTGGCCTAGCCCTCGGAGCCGCAGGCCAAGCCGTTGCCTACGCCGCCCAAAGCCTCGCCCAGCTGGCCCTCGGCAGGGCGCTGGCCGGCGTGGGGGGCGGCACCCTGGCAGCGCTCCAGGCTTGGATAGCGGATCTCACGCCGAGTGATCGCAGGGCCTCCGCCATGGCGCTATTCGGCATAGCCTTCGGCGTCGGCTTCGTCGCGGGGCCCGCCATCGGGGGCGCTTTAGGCACGCTACACGCCCGGTTGCCGTTCCTCGCCTCGGCGGTGCTCTACGCCCTGGCGGGCGCCGCGGTGGCTAGGTTGCCCAACGCCAGGCCAACCCGGCGCCAGGGTTTTGAAATTGCGGTGGGCCTCCTAGCGGCGCCGGTGCTCATGCTGAACCTGGGCATGTCTATGTTCGAGGCTCTCCTCTCCTACTTCTCGGCCTTCGCCCGGGGGCTGACCCCCTTCCAGATAGGCCTCTTGTTCCTCGTCTCCGGCGTAGCCGCCGGGGCGGCCCAGCCGGTGGTTAGACGCCTCGAGAGGTCCTCCAGCCCCGGGAAAAACGCGCCGCTGGGCATGGCCACCATGGCTACGGGCCTGCTTCTGCTGAGCCTAGCCTCGAGCTCGCTGGCGGTTCTCTACATAGGCGCCGCGTTGGTGTCGCTTGGCGGCGTGGTGGCGTCTTCCTTTATATTCGCCGCGGCGTCGAGGATAGGTGCCGGCGTGGAGCTCGGCGCGTTGCAGTCGGCGGGGACCCTCGGCAGGATAGCCGGACCGGCCATCGGCGGCTACCTCTACACCACAATATCGGCCACCGCCCCCTTCATTGCCTCGGCCGCGGTGGTGGCCGCCACGGCCGCGCTGACATCCCTACTACTCTCTAGAGTGGAGGTTCGCTAG